Proteins co-encoded in one Rhopalosiphum maidis isolate BTI-1 chromosome 2, ASM367621v3, whole genome shotgun sequence genomic window:
- the LOC113553464 gene encoding calcium release-activated calcium channel protein 1 isoform X1 — protein MSSFSISSGRHTLYGTKDNLVDQDFNWHCYNNFNNHQKKCNNMSQCDVTEAGVPLNSPAFLSWRKLQLSRAKLKASSKTSALLSGFAMVAMVEMQISDDSKVPEGMLVAFAVCTTLLVAVHMLALMISTCILPNIDAVCNLHSVSLVHEAPHERLHWYIETAWAFSTLLGLLLFLAEIAILCWVKFYDISKYAAWSAVIMLIPVLVIFLAFAIHFYQSMVAHKYEVTVSGIRQLELLKEQIEAGDLERTNGLLLNTPGTQIV, from the exons ATGTCATCATTCTCAATCAGTTCCGGTCGCCACACGTTGTATGGTACCAAAGACAACTTGGTGGACCAAGACTTTAATTGgcattgttataataactttaacaaCCATCAAAAG aagtgCAATAACATGTCGCAGTGCGACGTTACAGAAGCTGGTGTCCCACTTAACTCTCCTGCTTTTCTTTCTTGGCGTAAACTTCAATTAAGTAGAGCTAAGCTCAAGGCGTCTAGCAAAACATCAGCACTTTTATCAGGTTTTGCTATG gtGGCTATGGTAGAGATGCAAATTAGCGATGATTCTAAAGTACCAGAAGGAATGCTTGTTGCATTTGCTGTATGTACCACTCTACTAGTTGCTGTTCATATGTTGGCTCTAATGATAAGTACATGTATTTTACCAAACATTGATGCTGTATGTAATCTCCATTCAGTAAGTCTCGTACATGAAGCTCCACATGAACGTCTACATTGGTACATAGAAACTGCATGGGCATTTTCAACACTTCTTGGTCTTCTATTGTTCCTAGCAGAAATCGCCATACTATGTTGGGtcaaattttatgatatatctaaatatgcAGCATGGTCCgctgttattatgttaattccAGTTCTAGTGATATTTTTAGCATTTGCTATACACTTCTACCAATCGATGGTAGCCCATAAATATGAAGTGACTGTGAGTGGCATTAGACAATTAGAACTTCTAAAAGAACAAATTGAAGCTGGAGACTTGGAACGCACAAATGGATTGTTACTGAATACACCAGGCACACAAATTGTTTGA
- the LOC113553464 gene encoding calcium release-activated calcium channel protein 1 isoform X2 yields the protein MSQCDVTEAGVPLNSPAFLSWRKLQLSRAKLKASSKTSALLSGFAMVAMVEMQISDDSKVPEGMLVAFAVCTTLLVAVHMLALMISTCILPNIDAVCNLHSVSLVHEAPHERLHWYIETAWAFSTLLGLLLFLAEIAILCWVKFYDISKYAAWSAVIMLIPVLVIFLAFAIHFYQSMVAHKYEVTVSGIRQLELLKEQIEAGDLERTNGLLLNTPGTQIV from the exons ATGTCGCAGTGCGACGTTACAGAAGCTGGTGTCCCACTTAACTCTCCTGCTTTTCTTTCTTGGCGTAAACTTCAATTAAGTAGAGCTAAGCTCAAGGCGTCTAGCAAAACATCAGCACTTTTATCAGGTTTTGCTATG gtGGCTATGGTAGAGATGCAAATTAGCGATGATTCTAAAGTACCAGAAGGAATGCTTGTTGCATTTGCTGTATGTACCACTCTACTAGTTGCTGTTCATATGTTGGCTCTAATGATAAGTACATGTATTTTACCAAACATTGATGCTGTATGTAATCTCCATTCAGTAAGTCTCGTACATGAAGCTCCACATGAACGTCTACATTGGTACATAGAAACTGCATGGGCATTTTCAACACTTCTTGGTCTTCTATTGTTCCTAGCAGAAATCGCCATACTATGTTGGGtcaaattttatgatatatctaaatatgcAGCATGGTCCgctgttattatgttaattccAGTTCTAGTGATATTTTTAGCATTTGCTATACACTTCTACCAATCGATGGTAGCCCATAAATATGAAGTGACTGTGAGTGGCATTAGACAATTAGAACTTCTAAAAGAACAAATTGAAGCTGGAGACTTGGAACGCACAAATGGATTGTTACTGAATACACCAGGCACACAAATTGTTTGA